In Corylus avellana chromosome ca2, CavTom2PMs-1.0, the following proteins share a genomic window:
- the LOC132172037 gene encoding cysteine-rich receptor-like protein kinase 10, which translates to MPSFKFLMFLSSLLVISLLSLSSGNEAAPFYNTHVCSGTDFTANSTYQSNLDLVLSSLSTNATLVTGFSNASAGVVSGIFLCRGDVNATVCQDCVASGAKEILQRCILQIGAIIWYEECMVRYSNESIFATLNEWPGIYQGGSLTMPEAERVRFNELLGRTMDSLATLASNSSTGKKFATEEEEFNSSLLRSLTLYSLVQCTPDLTVSDCNKCLRGAIMQLPACCDGKQGGWILQPSCILRYGLNKFYNPKAASEPAFPPLVPGGVVVGGSKTSLLKIVAIVIPIAFSVVLFFIAYCFLRRRARKKCNTLSEENAGVEITTIESLQFDLDTIDAATDKFSDDNKIGEGGFGMVYKGTFSDGQQIAVKRLSKKYGQGAVEFKNEVVLIAKLNHRNLVRLLGFCEEGDEKLLIYEYVPNKSLDYFLFDPANQRQLDWSGRYKIIGGIAQGILYLHEDSRIRIIHRDLKVSNILLDDNMNAKISDFGLARIFVVDQTQGNTSQIVGTFGYMPPEYVIHGRYSVKSDVFSFGVLLLEIISGKKNSCFYKSELDEDLLSYAWKQWRSGTPMELLDPTVRHSCSRNEVTRCIQMGLLCVQEDPANRPTMASIVLMLNSYSVTLPSPMQPPFLDRSREKLNKAVELESFYEASVTEVDPR; encoded by the exons ATGCCttctttcaaatttcttatGTTCCTTTCGTCTCTCTTGGTGATTTCGTTGCTTAGCCTTAGCAGTGGCAATGAAGCAGCACCCTTTTACAACACTCACGTTTGCTCAGGGACAGACTTCACCGCCAACAGCACCTACCAATCCAATCTCGACCTCGTCCTCTCTTCTCTTTCCACTAACGCCACCCTCGTCACTGGGTTCTCCAACGCCTCCGCCGGAGTGGTCTCCGGCATCTTTTTGTGCCGTGGCGACGTCAACGCCACCGTCTGTCAAGACTGCGTTGCCAGCGGAGCCAAAGAGATATTACAACGCTGCATCTTACAGATAGGGGCTATAATATGGTACGAAGAGTGCATGGTACGTTACTCCAACGAATCGATCTTCGCCACCCTTAACGAATGGCCCGGCATATACCAGGGGGGCTCGCTGACTATGCCAGAGGCAGAGAGAGTCCGGTTCAACGAGTTGTTGGGCAGGACAATGGATTCGTTGGCGACCCTTGCGTCCAATTCTTCGACGGGAAAGAAGTTTGCGACGGAGGAAGAGGAATTCAACAGTTCACTGTTGCGGTCACTGACGCTGTACAGCCTCGTGCAGTGCACGCCAGACCTGACTGTTTCCGATTGCAATAAATGTCTCCGAGGCGCCATAATGCAACTTCCTGCGTGCTGTGATGGAAAACAAGGCGGATGGATTCTGCAACCAAGTTGTATTCTTAGATATGGATTGAACAAATTTTACAACCCCAAAGCTGCTTCGGAGCCTGCATTTCCTCCTCTTGTTCCAG GAGGTGTTGTAGTAGGAGGAAGCAAAACGTCGCTGCTGAAAATTGTTGCCATTGTTATCCCAATTGCTTTCTCTGTGGTTCTTTTCTTCATTGCCTATTGCTTCCTTCGGAGGAGAGCAAGGAAGAAATGCAACACTTTATCCGAAGAAAAtg CTGGAGTTGAAATTACAACCATAGAATCCTTGCAATTTGATTTGGATACGATTGATGCTGCCACGGACAAGTTCTCAGATGATAACAAGATTGGTGAAGGAGGATTTGGCATGGTTTATAAG GGTACCTTTTCTGATGGACAACAAATAGCTGTGAAGAGGCTATCCAAAAAATACGGACAGGGTGCAGTAGAATTCAAGAATGAGGTTGTATTGATAGCCAAACTTAATCACAGAAATCTAGTGAGGCTGCTAGGATTTTGCGAGGAAGGAGATGAGAAGTTACTTATCTATGAATATGTGCCCAACAAAAGCCTTGATTACTTTCTATTTG ATCCTGCAAACCAAAGACAATTAGATTGGTCAGGACGTTACAAGATTATTGGAGGAATAGCTCAAGGAattctttatcttcatgaagattctcGGATTAGAATTATCCATCGTGATCTGAAAGTTAGCAATATTTTGTTAGATGACAATATGAATGCAAAGATTTCAGATTTTGGCTTGGCAAGGATATTTGTAGTGGATCAAACACAAGGAAATACAAGTCAAATTGTTGGAACATT TGGTTATATGCCTCCAGAATATGTTATACATGGCCGATATTCGGTAAAGTCTGATGTTTTTAGCTTTGGAGTCTTACTACTAGAGATTATAAGTGGGAAGAAGAATAGCTGTTTCTATAAATCAGAACTTGACGAGGACCTGCTGAGTTAT GCTTGGAAACAATGGAGGAGTGGGACACCCATGGAGTTGTTGGATCCCACAGTGAGACATTCTTGCTCAAGAAATGAGGTTACTAGGTGCATCCAAATGGGCTTATTATGTGTTCAGGAAGATCCGGCTAACCGACCTACAATGGCGTCAATAGTTCTCATGCTTAACAGTTACTCTGTTACGCTACCATCACCTATGCAGCCACCATTTTTAGATCGAAGTAGAGAAAAGCTGAACAAAGCAGTGGAGCTGGAGTCTTTTTATGAGGCATCAGTTACTGAAGTTGACCCTCGATAG
- the LOC132172038 gene encoding cysteine-rich receptor-like protein kinase 10: MPSFKFLMFLSSLLVISLLSLSSGNEAAPTYNTHVCSATDFTANSTYQSNLDLVLSSLSSNATLVTGFSNASAGVVSGIFLCRGDVNATVCQDCVASGAKEILQRCILQIGAIIWYEECMVRYSNESIFATLNEGHGIYNGDSLTMPEAERVRFNELLGRTMDSLATLASNSSTGKKFATEEEEFKSSLLRSLTLYSLVQCTPDLTVSDCNKCLRGAIMQLPACCDGKQGGWVLRPSCILRYGLNKFYNSAAASEPAFPSLAPGGSKTSLLKIVAIVIPIAFSVVLFFIAYCFLQRRARKKFNTLSEENAGVEITTIESLQFDLNTIDAATDKFSDDNKIGEGGFGMVYKGTLSDGQQIAVKRLSKKYGQGAAEFKNEVVLIAKLNHRNLVRLLGFCEEGDEKLLIYEYVPNKSLDYFLFDPANQRQLDWSRRYKIIGGIARGILYLHEDSRIRIIHRDLKVSNILLDDNMNAKISDFGLARIFVVDQTQGNTSQIVGTYGYMPPEYVIHGRYSIKSDVFSFGVLLLEIISGKKNSCFYKSELDEDLLSYAWKQWRSGTPMELLDPTVRHSCSRNEVTRCIQMGLLCVQEDPANRPTMASIVLMLNSYSVTLPSPTQPPFLDRSREKPNKAVELESFYEASVTEVDPR; the protein is encoded by the exons ATGCCttctttcaaatttcttatGTTCCTTTCGTCTCTCTTGGTGATTTCGTTGCTTAGCCTTAGCAGTGGCAATGAAGCAGCACCCACTTACAACACTCACGTTTGCTCAGCGACAGACTTCACCGCCAACAGCACCTACCAATCCAATCTCGACCTCGtcctctcttctctttcctctAACGCCACCCTCGTCACTGGGTTCTCCAATGCCTCCGCCGGAGTGGTCTCCGGCATCTTTTTGTGCCGTGGCGACGTCAACGCCACCGTCTGTCAAGACTGCGTTGCCAGCGGAGCCAAAGAGATATTACAACGCTGCATCTTACAGATAGGGGCTATAATATGGTACGAAGAGTGCATGGTACGTTACTCCAACGAGTCGATCTTCGCCACCCTAAACGAAGGGCACGGCATATACAACGGGGACTCGCTGACTATGCCAGAGGCAGAGAGAGTCCGGTTCAACGAGTTGTTGGGCAGGACAATGGATTCGTTGGCGACCCTTGCGTCCAATTCTTCGACGGGAAAGAAGTTTGCGACGGAGGAAGAGGAATTCAAAAGTTCACTGTTGCGGTCACTGACGCTGTACAGCCTCGTGCAGTGCACGCCAGACCTGACTGTTTCCGATTGCAATAAATGTCTCCGAGGCGCCATAATGCAACTTCCTGCGTGCTGTGATGGAAAACAAGGCGGATGGGTTCTGCGACCAAGTTGTATTCTTAGATATGGATTGAACAAATTTTACAACTCCGCAGCTGCTTCGGAGCCTGCATTTCCTTCTCTTGCTCCAG GAGGAAGCAAAACGTCGCTGCTGAAAATTGTTGCCATTGTTATCCCAATTGCTTTCTCTGTGGTTCTTTTCTTCATTGCCTATTGCTTCCTTCAGAGGAGAGCAAGGAAGAAATTCAACACTTTATCCGAAGAAAATG CTGGAGTTGAAATTACAACCATAGAATCCTTGCAATTTGATTTGAATACGATTGATGCTGCCACGGACAAGTTCTCAGATGACAACAAGATTGGTGAAGGAGGATTTGGCATGGTTTATAAG GGTACACTTTCTGATGGACAACAAATAGCTGTGAAGAGGCTATCCAAAAAATATGGACAGGGTGCAGCAGAATTCAAGAATGAGGTTGTATTGATAGCCAAACTTAATCACAGAAATCTAGTGAGGCTGCTAGGATTTTGCGAGGAAGGAGATGAGAAGTTACTTATCTATGAATATGTGCCCAACAAAAGCCTTGATTACTTTCTATTTG ATCCTGCAAACCAAAGACAATTAGATTGGTCAAGACGTTACAAGATTATTGGAGGAATAGCTCGAGGGATTCTTTATCTTCACGAAGATTCTCGGATTAGAATTATCCATCGTGATCTGAAAGTTAGCAATATTTTGTTAGATGACAATATGAATGCAAAGATTTCAGATTTTGGCTTGGCAAGGATATTTGTAGTGGATCAAACACAAGGAAATACAAGTCAAATtgttggaacata TGGTTACATGCCTCCAGAATATGTTATACATGGCCGATACTCGATAAAGTCTGATGTTTTTAGCTTTGGAGTCTTACTACTAGAGATTATAAGTGGGAAGAAGAATAGCTGTTTCTATAAATCAGAACTTGATGAGGACCTGCTGAGTTAT GCTTGGAAACAATGGAGGAGTGGGACACCCATGGAGTTGTTGGATCCCACAGTGAGACATTCTTGCTCAAGAAATGAGGTTACTAGGTGCATCCAAATGGGCTTATTGTGTGTTCAGGAAGATCCGGCTAACCGACCTACAATGGCATCAATAGTTCTCATGCTTAACAGTTACTCTGTTACGCTACCATCACCTACGCAGCCACCATTTTTAGATCGAAGTAGAGAAAAGCCGAACAAAGCAGTGGAGCTAGAGTCTTTTTATGAGGCATCAGTTACTGAAGTTGACCCTCGATAG
- the LOC132170059 gene encoding cysteine-rich receptor-like protein kinase 15, giving the protein MAMPSFNVCFVPPVLFLLCLLSFTSEADRQLAHKCFNQTTSIANSTYRNNLNHLLSSLSSNATRESGFYNTTAGQDPDTSIYGLFLCRGDVTADHCRNCVATATKEVVQQYCPSESAAVIWYDNCILRYSYGPSFFSTTDEEHRFYLGNGHNATDPDRFRQLVATTMNELVARAANASYGAKKFAAKEAIFNESQTIYSLVQCIPDLSLSGCNSCLQGLVAKLAACCGGQLGGTYMDPSCILRYEMYPFYQIQSTLELAPTPVLLPPPAPGQRTRPKGKSLIPLLRIVAIVALIAVSLVLFAISYYLLRRRVRKKFNTLVDENGNEITSIESLQFDLGTIKAATNQFSDDNKVGRGGFGEVYKGTLPNSQEIAVKRLSRSSGQGAEEFKNEVVLIAKLQHRNLVRLLGFCLEGEEKILVYEFVPNKSLDCFLFDPEKQRHLDWSRRYNIIGGIARGILYLHEDSRLRIIHRDLKAGNVLLDENMNPKISDFGMAKIFGVDQTRGNTNRIVGTYGYMSPEYVIHGQFSVKSDVYSFGVLLLEILSGKKNDSFCTSNTVDNLLSHVWRQWRHGTSLELLDPSLRGSYSRNEVDRCIHIGLLCVQENPAERPTMASIVVMLSSYSVTLPSPQRPGFFLHSRTESNAPTNELEADQSTSKSEPLSEASITYPR; this is encoded by the exons ATGGCCATGCCTTCTTTCAATGTCTGCTTCGTCCCTCCGGTCCTTTTCTTGCTCTGCTTGCTTAGCTTCACCAGTGAAGCAGACCGGCAATTAGCCCATAAGTGTTTCAACCAAACCACTTCCATCGCCAACAGCACCTACCGGAATAACCTCAACCACCTCCTCTCTTCCCTTTCCTCCAATGCCACTCGCGAAAGTGGCTTCTACAACACCACCGCCGGCCAAGACCCCGATACCTCAATTTACGGCCTCTTCCTCTGCCGCGGTGACGTCACCGCCGATCACTGCCGAAACTGCGTGGCAACCGCAACCAAAGAGGTTGTTCAGCAGTACTGCCCCTCAGAAAGCGCGGCCGTGATATGGTACGATAATTGCATATTACGCTACTCATATGGGCCCTCATTCTTCTCCACCACCGACGAAGAACATAGATTTTATCTGGGGAACGGGCACAATGCAACAGACCCAGATCGCTTCCGGCAGCTGGTGGCAACCACAATGAATGAGCTGGTGGCTCGGGCCGCAAATGCTTCCTATGGCGCTAAAAAATTTGCAGCGAAAGAAGCCATTTTCAATGAATCGCAAACGATATACAGCCTTGTCCAATGCATCCCTGACCTTTCCCTATCTGGCTGCAATAGTTGTCTTCAGGGGCTCGTAGCAAAGCTGGCGGCGTGTTGTGGTGGACAGCTAGGTGGCACATATATGGATCCAAGTTGTATTCTCAGGTACGAAATGTACCCGTTTTACCAGATACAATCCACCCTCGAACTGGCTCCGACACCAGTGCTTCTTCCTCCTCCAGCTCCAGGTCAACGCACGAGACCAAAAG GAAAAAGCCTAATCCCATTGCTAAGAATTGTAGCCATCGTTGCTTTAATTGCTGTCTCTCTGGTTCTATTTGCTATAAGCTACTACTTACTAAGGAGGAGAGTAAGAAAGAAGTTCAATACTCTAGTGGATGAAAATG GCAATGAAATTACAAGTATAGAGTCCTTGCAATTTGATTTGGGTACAATCAAAGCTGCTACAAACCAGTTCTCAGATGATAACAAGGTGGGTAGAGGTGGATTTGGTGAGGTCTACAAG GGTACACTTCCCAATAGTCAAGAAATAGCTGTGAAGAGACTCTCAAGAAGCTCAGGACAAGGTGCTGAAGAATTTAAGAATGAGGTTGTCTTGATAGCAAAGCTTCAACACCGAAATCTTGTGAGACTCTTGGGATTTTGCTTAGAAGGAGAGGAAAAGATACTTGTCTACGAATTTGTCCCCAACAAAAGCCTTGATTGTTTTCTATTTG ATCCAGAGAAGCAAAGACACTTGGATTGGTCAAGACGATACAATATTATTGGAGGAATTGCTCGAGGAattctttatcttcatgaagattctcGGCTTAGAATTATACATCGTGATCTTAAAGCTGGCAACGTTCTATTAGACGAGAacatgaatccaaaaatttctgattttggcaTGGCCAAAATTTTTGGAGTTGATCAAACTCGAGGAAACACCAATAGAATTGTTGGGACATA TGGTTACATGTCTCCAGAATACGTAATACACGGACAATTTTCTgtgaagtctgatgtgtataGTTTCGGTGTCTTACTACTAGAGATTTTAAGTGGCAAGAAAAATgattccttttgtacttccaacACTGTTGACAACCTCTTGAGCCAT GTTTGGAGACAATGGAGGCATGGAACATCCTTGGAGTTGCTGGACCCGAGTTTGAGAGGTTCTTATTCAAGAAATGAAGTTGATAGATGCATCCATATTGGGTTACTTTGTGTTCAGGAAAATCCAGCAGAAAGACCAACAATGGCGTCAATAGTTGTCATGCTAAGCAGTTACTCTGTTACTCTACCATCACCTCAGCGGCCAGGGTTTTTCCTTCATAGTAGAACAGAGTCAAATGCGCCAACAAATGAATTGGAGGCAGATCAATCTACAAGCAAGTCAGAGCCATTGTCTGAAGCATCAATTACATACCCTCGATAG